The DNA region ACATGGCGCAGCGCCTCGCAGACGCAGGTTACTTAGTGTTGTTGCCGGACCTTTTCTATCGCTATGGCCCCTATGGGCCCTTGGTACCAACCGAGGTTTTCAAAGGTGATGTAGGTGCGATACTAGGCCCGCTGATGGCTACGACCAACAACATAAAGGCAGCAGAGGACACCGAGGCGTTCCTGGCCTATCTCAACACACGCACGGATGTCGCTGGCGATAAGGCTGGCGCTGTCGGTTTTTGCATGGGTGGGGGTATGGCGATCACCTCGGCAGCCACCCATTCGGATCATTTCGCTGCGGTGGCCAGCTTCCACGGTGGAAACCTCGCTAACGACGCACCCAGCAGCCCGCATCGTTTCGCGCCAAAGTTGAAAGCCGAGCTCTATGTGGCGGGCGCTGACAACGATGCAAGCTACCCACCGGCAATGGCCGAGCGGCTTGAGGCGGCGTTAACAGAAGCGGGCGTGCGGCACTTCGCCGAAATCTATCCCGGCGCTGCGCACGGCTGGATGATGCCGGATTTTCCTGTCTATGATCGGGTGTCGGCCGAGCGCGGCTGGCAGGCTATGCTTGCACTGTTCCATCGTAATTTACGGAATGATAAGATCTTGAAATGCTCGTAAGTGTGGAAATTGCTTCTTAGCTAGGTAGGCTTCCTCATCGAGCCTTGACGGGCGCCCCAGCACCTCATTGCGATGAGGGTGCCTTCCAAAAGCAGCAATAACCTGCCGTACATCTTGAGCCTGCTTCACCAAAGACCGATATACCGGCGATAGATGCACTGGCGCTTGTGCGGCTATTTCTTCACGAAGGCCGATAAGAAGATCAACGCGCTCAAGGTGATCCTCTCCTTCGCAGTGTCCAAGTGGAAGGCCAAAAACCACCTTGTGCCACGGGGTGGGCAGTTGAGCGTAGTGCCCATTGGTTAGCCCTTCCATGGTGAACGCCAGTGCGGCGGTGTCCTGAGCAAAGGATCTCGCACTGTTTCGCCAAACCGATCTGGAAAACTGATCAAGAACAATGATAAGGGCCAGCCTGCTATTGGGATCGGACGCCCACCCATCAAGGTGGCCTGCCGCCGCTTCCGCTGTTGGCCCTGTAAAGCGGCGCGTAATTTCGCTGTCTGCTCCACCACGCATCCGCCAGAGCCAATGGTCTTTATGGGTTGCAAGATCAGCCTGAAGCGAACGTCCTTCCGGGAACCAGAAATCGAGCACTTCTTGCCAAACTTGGCGCATATTATTGTCATTCATTCGTGGTCAGCTAGGAGTCCGCATGCTCGGTATGGTACAGAAAGGTCTTCTGCGGAACCAATCTGAGAAACTTGTCACCCGTCAATGGTCGCGAGCGTCCTCGCACCTTACGATAGAACCGTCAACTGAACGTCATGGACTGAAATTTTTCAGGATAGCAACTATGAAACGACTTGAACTACTTATTCCGCCACCCCTTATCATGCTGCTTGTCGGACTGATGATGGGGACGTCGGCAAGACTGTTTCCGGCATTGAACCTGGCCTCTCCCAATAACCATATGGTGGCCGTTGCTGTTGCTTTGCTGGGGGTCGCCATGAGTCTGGTTAGTATCGTTGCTTTCAAGCGCGCTCGCACTACGACGGATCCCAGGCGTCCGGCATTGGCCTCGAACTTGATCAACTCAGGGATCTATCGCTACAGCCGAAACCCCATGTATCTTGGTGTGTTGCTTGTTCTTGCCGGATGGGCCGTTTATCTGGGGAACGTGCTGTCGATACTGGGTTTACTTGTTTTTATCGCCTACATCACGCGTTTCCAGATCATTCCCGAGGAACGCCTGTTAAGCCAAAGGTTTGGTGTGGCGTTCGAGAACTACATGAAAGAAGTGCGCCGGTGGCTGTAGGAGGCTTCATGCAAGACGCAAAAAAACCGCTCTGTCCAAGAATCGCTGAACATTTCTGGCTAGTCCTGATATTCCGTAATCGTGTTCCGTAATAGCCGAGGGTTCGGGCGCTAGCTGAGTCAGTTTGACGGTCTCAGGCTTTATCTCGTGCTGGCCGAGAAGGATCGGATGGCGCTGGAACGCTCGCCCGCGTCGCGGCCGGGGCGGCGGGGGAGTCAGCGGTTGGTGATTGTTGGGTGAGAGGCTGGAATTGAGGCGGCCGACTACGCGGCACTCTTCGGCTTTGCAATGCGTTCACGGCGTAGTTCGCCCGCCTGCGCTGCGCCAACGGCGCGCGCGCAACTGGCGAATGACGCGATTGAGCGATTCAATGGCCTTGGTTGTATAGATCACACGCCGGATTTCTGGCGGGTAATCAAGTTCGGCCAATGGGTGCTCCAGGACTTGCCGATATGTGGGCCATCCCACTGGCTGGTGAACAGAAACCCTCCCCTGCTCTTGATCCTAGTCAAGTCGGCAGGGACGAGATGAGGTAAGTTGTAATGAGTACCGCGTAACATAGAAAGCTGATTCCCTACCCGATACTCAGGAGTATTACTCATGGCTAAGATGATGAGAGCGGCAATATTTGTCGAACCCGGTCGTATTGAATTGGCTGACAAGCCCATTCCCGATGTCGGTCCTAATGACGCACTGATTCGTATCACCACGACCACCATCTGCGGCACCGACATCCATATTCTCAAGGGCGAGTACCCGGTGGCAAAGGGCCTGACCATCGGTCACGAGCCGGTGGGCGTGATCGAGAAACTCGGTAGCGCTGTGCAGGGTTACCAGGAAGGCCAGCGGGTAATCGCCGGGGCCATCTGCCCGAATTTCAATTCCTATGCCGCCCAGGATGGCGTGGCATCGCAGGATGGCAGCTATCTGACCGCCGATGGTCGCTGTGGCTGCCACGGCTACAAGGCCACCGCCGGCTGGCGCTTTGGTAATCTGATCGATGGAACCCAGGCTGAGTACGTGCTGGTGCCCGATGCCCAGGCCAACCTGGCGCCGATTCCCGATGGCCTGACCGATGAGCAGGTGCTGATGTGTCCGGATATCATGTCCACCGGCTTCAAGGGCGCGGAGAATGCGAATATCCGTATCGGTGATACCGTGGTGATCTTTGCCCAGGGCCCGATTGGCCTGTGCGCCACCGCGGGTGCCCGGCTGTTGGGGGCGACCACCATCATTGCCGTAGACGGCAATGACCACCGGCTGGATATTGCCCGGCAGATGGGTGCCGATATCACCTTCAACTTCCGCAACTGCGATGTAGTCGAGGAAGTGATGAAGCTTACAGGCGGACGCGGGGCGGATTCATCCATTGAGGCGCTGGGCACCCAGAAGACCTTCAGTCAGTCGCTGCAGGTGCTCAAGCCCGGTGGCACCTTGTCCAGCCTGGGGGTGTACTCCGAGGATCTCAGTATTCCGCTGGGTGCCTTTGCCGCAGGGCTAGGCGACCATCGCATCAACACCGCGCTGTGCCCGGGTGGTAAGGAACGCATGCGCAGGCTGATGAACGTGGTGGCTTCCAACCGACTGGATTTGGGCATACTGGTCACCCATGAGTACGGGCTGGACGACATCGTTGAAGCCTACGACCTGTTCGCCAATCAGCGCGACGGCGTCTTGAAGATCGCTATCAAGCCCTGATAGGGGCATTGGGGCAGAAGAGCGTTTCCTGTATGGGCTGGTTATTCGGGACTCGCTCATCTACCCCACGATACAGGCCCAGAATCAACTACAGATATCAGCGGAGTGCAAGGCATGCCCCAAAAACCAGAACACACGTCCGATTTGCGCCCAGTATCGGCCCTGATTGCTATTGCCATTGGTCTGGGAGTCTGGTTATTGCCCCAGCCCGCCGAGGTGTCCAATCAGGGTTGGTTGATGCTAGCGATGTTTATCGGCACCATTGCTGCAATCATCGGCAAGGCGATGCCACTGGGTGGCCTGTCAATGATCGCCATTGTGCTGGTAGCGGCCAGCCATGTGACCAGTAATGATCCCGGTGAGGCGATCAGGGATGCCCTGAGCAGCTTCAGCAGCCCACTGATCTGGCTGATCGCCGTCGCCGTGATGATCTCACGCAGTCTGACCAAAACCGGCTTGGGCGCTCGCATCGGTTATTACGCCATCTCGTTGTTTGGCAAGCATACGTTAGGGATAGGTTACAGCCTGGCGCTGTCGGAACTGATCCTCGCGCCGGTCACACCCAGCAATACCGCCCGTGGTGGCGGGATTATCCACCCGATCATGCTGTCGATCGCCCACAGCTTCGGCTCCACCCCGCAAGCCAATAGCACCGGTAAGATCGGTAAATACCTGGCCTTGGTGAACTACCATGCCAACCCCATCACCTCGGCCATGTTCATCACTGCCACCGCGCCCAATCCGCTGACTGTCCGGCTGATCGCCGAAGCCACCGGAGCCGCTATCAGCCTGAGTTGGACCACCTGGGCACTGGCCATGCTGCTGCCGGGTCTGGTGGCGCTCGCACTTATGCCGCTGATCCTGTATCTGATCTATCCTCCCGAGATCAAAAATACACCTGATGCCACTACCTTTGCCCGGAATCGGCTGACGGCACTGGGATCCATCTCCCGAAACGAAAAGATCACCCTCGGCGTGTTCTTGATTCTGCTGCTGCTCTGGGCAGATATCCCGATGCGTCTTCTCGGCCCGGTTTTCCAGCTGGACGCCACTACCACCGCGTTTATCGGCCTGTCGATCCTGTTGCTCACCGGCGTACTCACCTGGCAGGACATACTGGGCGAAAAGACCGCCTGGGATACCCTTATCTGGTTCGGTGCGCTGGTAATGATGGCGGGGCAGCTCAACCAGTTAGGCGTGATAGCCTGGTTCTCCAGCACCATGCGCGACATCATCGCCGGGACAGGTATGGGCTGGCAAGGAGCCAGCGCTCTGCTGGTACTGGTCTTCCTGTACTCGCACTACTTCTTTGCCAGCACCACCGCGCATATCACTGCAATGATGGGCGCCTTCCTCGTCGTGGGTCTGGCCTTGGGCGCTCCACCCATGCCGTTTGTGCTGATAATGGCGGCAACTTCCTCCATCATGATGACCCTCACCCACTACGCCACCGGCACCTCACCGGTGATCTTCGGCTCCAACTACGTCACCTTGGGCGAATGGTGGCGGGCCGGATTCATAATGAGCGTTGTGAACTTGCTGATCTGGGTCACCGTCGGCGGTGTCTGGTGGAAGGTACTAGGTTATTGGTAGTGCCATTTAGCTGCCGTAGACCAGGCACTTTTTGCGAATTCCGCAGTAGAACCGCAGTACGAAGAAGCCAGAAAAGCAAAAGCCCTGTAAAAAACAGGGCCTTAGCTTGTCAAATACTGGCGGAGACGGAGGGATTCGAACCCTCGATACGGGTATAAGCCGTATGCTCCCTTAGCAGGGGAGTACCTTCAACCTCTCGGCCACGTCTCCGGAAATAGGCCGCCATTCTATCACGATAAAACGGTGATTTCGGCCGGCAGAGCCAAATTTGGCCCTATCGCGGCGCCTTCCTTGCGGAAGACGGCCGCTACAGCAATCAGGCGGGAGCCTGAGTCTTGTCCTGATCCAGTTCGAAGGCTTTATGCAGCGCTCGTACGGCCAGTTCCATGTACTTGTCGTTGATGATGACGGAGGTCTTGATCTCGCTGGTGCTGATCATCTGGATGTTGATGCCCTCTTCCGACAGAGTGCGGAACATCAGGCTGGCTACGCCCACATGGCTACGCATGCCGATGCCAACGATGGACACCTTGCAGACCTTGTCGTCCGAGACGATATCGGCCGCGCCCACGGCGGGGCCGATCTGCGACTTGAGCAGGTCCAGCGTACGGGCGAAGTCGTTGCGGTTTACAGTGAACGAGAAGTCGGTGGTGCCGGCTACCGACTGGTTCTGCAGGATCATGTCTACATCGATATTGGCGGCGGCAACCGGGCCAAGGATGGAGTAAGCCACGCCCGGGGTGTCGGGGACGGCCAGCAAGGTTACTTTGGCTTCGTCACGGCTGAAGGCGATGCCCGATACAACGGCACGTTCCATTTTCTGATCTTCCTCGAAAGTAATTAGGGTGCCCGAAACCATCTCTTCTTCGACGGGCAGCAAGGGATCGGTAAGCGACGACAATACGCGCACGGGTACTTGGTACTTTCCGGCGAATTCCACCGAGCGGATCTGCAAGACTTTAGAGCCCAGCGAGGCCATCTCCAGCATTTCCTCGAATGACACGACATTCATGCGGCGCGCCTCAGGCACGACGCGTGGATCAGTGGTGTACACGCCGTCCACGTCGGTAAAAATCAGGCACTCGTCTGCCTTCATGGCGGCGGCAACGGCCACGGCCGAAGTGTCTGACCCGCCACGCCCCAGTGTCGTGATGTTGCCATCGTCGTCAACGCCCTGGAAACCGGTCACGATCACGACGCGCCCGGCGTCAAGATCGCCCTGGATGCGTGCGTCGTCGATAGACAGTATGCGCGCCCGGTTGAAGGATGAATCGGTACGGACGGGAACCTGCCAGCCGGCATAGCTGCGGGCGGAGACGCCTTGCGACATCAACGCCATGGCCAGCAAGGCACTGCTGGCCTGTTCGCCCGTGGCTGCCAACATGTCAAGCTCACGCGCATCGGGCTGCGGGGAAATCTCTTTGGCTAGGCCCAGCAAGCGGTTGGTTTCTCCGGACATGGCCGAGGGAACCACCACAACCTGGTGGCCGGCCGCGTGCCATTTCGCAACGCGGCGCGCTACGTTCTGGATGCGTTCGACCGATCCCATGGAGGTGCCGCCGTACTTCTGAACAATCAGGGACATCGTTTACTCTGCGTTAAATTGCGAAAAGCCTGCGCGAAAGTGGCGCAAAACGAAGCATTTTAACGTTTTTCGAGAAGCTCGTTTTGAGGCACGGCGGGCACATCAAGCATGACCCGGCCGCGTGTGCATCGTATGACCGCCGCTCCATGCTTGACTTGCATCTGCCTGTCATGGCCCAGCGCATGCAAGGTGCGTAACTGACGCATCAGGTCCTGCAAGCGTGCATCGGTGGGCATGCGCTGCCCTAGCCGGCCCAGCCAATACCGCAGCACCAGGGCTTGGCGCGCGGTCGACAAAAGCCGCCACAGGGCCAGCAAGAAGCTGCGCCCATCCTCCCCAGGATCCAGTCCGGCGAAGTCTTGCGCAGCCACCTCATCCAGGATCTGCGCCACTTCAGCGCTTTGCCTGGCATGGCGCAGCAAGGTGGCCTGCCAGCCAGGCCAGCGCTCGTCCAGATCGGGCACGAGGCGTTCACGCACGGCGGCTCGGGTGTAGGTATCGTCGGCATTGGTGGGGTCGTGTACGGGCGCCCAGCCTGTTGCCGCCTCGAACGCTGTCGCCTGCGCCAGGATGTCGGCCCGAGCTATGTCCAGCCAGGGGCGCAGATAAGTCAGTCCGTCGCGCCGCATGCTGGGCGCCATAGCGGCAAGCCCGGTTGGGCCGGCGCCGCGCAACAGCCGCAACAGCACCGTTTCTGCCTGATCATTGCGGTGATGTGCCAGCAACAGATGCTGCACCCCTGTTACCGCAGCCAACTGCGAAAAAGCCCGGTAGCGGGCATCGCGCGCGGCGGATTCCATGCCATCGTTAGCGGCGCCCGTCACCTGGACCCTCAGGCTGTGGCAAGGAAGCCGCAGCCCTTGCGCAAGGTCGTGCACATGCGCCCGCCAGCGGTCGGCAGGCGCCTGAAGGCCGTGATGGATATGAAAGCAATGAAGTTCCAGCCCGCGTTCGCGCGCGTACGCGGCGGCATGCACGGCCAGCATGGCAGAATCGGCACCCCCGCTTAGTGCGACGGCCAGGCAGGACGGCACTTCAGGCAAGGCGCCCAGCGCAGCGTCTAAGGCTTGCACCATGGGCGCCGACAAGGCGGGCCGCAAGAAGGCCGACTGGGGCATGGCGCCGGTTTAGCGCACTTCCTGGAAGCGGCCGTAGGACATCAGGCGTTGCAGGCGGTGCTCGATAAGTTGGTCGGCCGACATGCCGGACACCTGGCGCAGCGAATCGGCAAGTGCCCGGCTTAGTTGGCGGGCCATGACGACCGGGTCGCGATGGGCGCCACCGACGGGCTCGTTGACGATGCGGTCGATCAGGCCCAGCTCTTTCAGCCTTGGCGCGGTAATGGCCAAGGCCTCTGCTGCGGTCGAGGCTTTCTCGGCGCTACGCCACAGGATGGACGCGCAACCCTCGGGCGAGATGACGGCATAGGTGGAATATTGCAGCATCATCACCACGTCGCCAACCGCGATTGCCAGGGCCCCACCCGAGCCGCCCTCGCCGATGATGGTCGCAATAATAGGCACCCTCAGTTCGGCCATGGCATACAGGTTATGCCCGATGGCTTCGGACTGGCCGCGCTCTTCGGCGCCTATGCCCGGGTAGGCGCCCGGCGTATCGACAAAGGTAAAAACCGGCAATTGGAATTTTTCGGCAAGCCGCATCAGGCGCAGCGCCTTGCGATAGCCTTCGGGTCGCGGCATGCCGAAGTTACGCATGGCGCGTTCCTTGGTGTCGCGTCCTTTTTGGTGCCCGATCACCATGCAAGGCGTGCCATTGAAGCGCGCCAACCCGCCGACAATGGCCAGGTCATCGGCATACATGCGGTCGCCGTGCAGCTCGTGGAAGTCGGTGAAGACCTCGCGCACATAGTCCAGCGTATAGGGTCGCTGCGGGTGCCGTGCCACCAGGGCGGTTTGCCAGGGCGTAAGCTTGGAATAGATGCTTTTTGCCAAAGCCTGGTTCTTTTGCTGCAGCCGACCCACCTCTTCAGAGATATCGACGGCGGAATCCGTTTGCACGAAACGCAGCTCCTCGATCTTGTTCTCGAGTTCGGCCAGGGGCTGTTCAAATTCCAGGAAGGTATTACGCATAAGAGCTTGGTTCCAGAGTAGAGCGTTCGGGCTGTTCAGTACTGTACGGATGCCGGATCCAGGCTGCGCCATAGATACCAGGTGGCGACCGTACGCCAAGGCGCCCACGCCTGAGCGACCTCGCGCGCTTCGAAGCGCGACACAGGCTCACCGCTAAAGTAGTGTAACGAAATTGCCTTGAGCAGGCTGGCATCATCCAGCGGCAGGATGTCTGGCCGCTGAAGGTTAAAGATCAAGAACATCTCGGCAGTCCAGCGACCGATTCCGCGTATTGCGCAAAGGTCGGCAATGACCGCTTCATCGTCCATCGCGTCCCAGGCCGCAGGCTTTACCTTCTTTTCGGCAAAGTGCGTCGCCAGGTCCAGGATGTATTCGGATTTGCGCTTGGACAAGCCGCAAAGCCGGATGTCTTCCGCCGCCAGCGCCATGACGGCGCGCGGCGTGGGGTTGCGTCCGCAAGCATCGGTAAAGCGCTGCCACATGGCATCGGCGGAGCGTATGGAGATCTGTTGGCCGACAATGGCTCGCGCCAGGGTAACGAAGGGAGACGCCGAGGGCGCCAGCCACTCGGAGCGATGACGAGGGATGAGTTTTTTCAGGATGCGATCCCGACCCATTAACTGCGTCGACGCCTCGTCCCAGAACTCGGGTTTCTCGCGCGATACCGCTGGACTGTCTGACATTCCCCTCCCCTTCCTTAGGCCCGTCGCCACTGCGTGACGCCGCCCGCCTTATCTTCCAGCTCGACGCCGGCCGCTTGCAGTTCGCTGCGTATGCGGTCGGCTTCGGCAAAATTGCGCTGCTGCTTGGCATCGGCGCGCGCCTGGATCAAGGCCTCGATCTGTTCGCCGGACAAGACGGTATCCGCGCTGCCGGAGCGTTGATAGCGGCTGGGCGATTGCAGATAGCGGGCCGGGTCTGCTTGCAGCAGGCCCAGTACCCCGCCCAAGCTGCGTAGCAGGCCGGCCGTTGTGGCAGAGCCGGTACGGTTGGCCTCAGTGGACAGCTCGAACAGAACCGCCACCGCGCCAGCCGTATTGAAGTCGTCGTCCATGGCCTCGCGAAAGGCGCGTGCTGCCGGTGCGCTCCAATCGATTTCGATGGGCTCTGCCGGAACATTGTGCAGCGTCTGGTAGAGGCGGTCCAGCGCATTTTGCGCATCCAGCAGGTTGTCGGGCGCATAGTTTTGTGGACTGCGGTAATGATTGCGCACAATAAAGAATCGCAGCATTTCGGCCTCGCGCGGGTTCGCCTCGTAGCGTGCCTGATCGTCGGGCAAGCCGGCATCGGCCGCAACGGTTGCACGTATGGTGCGAAAGTTACCCAGCGACTTGGACATTTTGTCGGCATCGACCATAAGCGGACCGCAATGCATCCAGATGGACGCCAGGCTTCCGCCGAAAGCGCCCTCGGTTTGGGCGATCTCGTTCTCGTGATGCGGGAACTTCAGGTCGGGGCCGCCGCCGTGGATATCCAGCGGCAGGTCCAACAAGGCCTTGCTCATGGCAGAGCATTCAATATGCCAGCCAGGGCGCCCCATGCCGTAGGGAGAATCCCACTTGGACTCGGGCGGCTCGTCGGCCTTGGCGGATTTCCACAACACAAAGTCCAGCGGGTCGCGCTTGGCTGATGCGACGGCCACGCGTTCGCCCGCCCGCAAGTCGTCCAGCGACTTGCCCGACAGCTTGCCGTAACCGGGAAACTCGCGCACGGCGTAATTGACGTCGCCATCGTCGGACTGGTAGGCCAGGCCCTTGTCTTCCAATAGCTTGATAATGCCCAGCATCTCGCCCACGTGCTCGGTGGCCCGCGGCTCGGCGTCGGGCGCTGCCACCCCCAGCGCCTGCTCGTCGGCATGCATGGCATCGATATAGAACGAAGTGACTTCGTTCATGCGCCGCCCGCTTTGCACGGCGCGGCGTATGATTTTGTCGTCGATATCGGTAATGTTGCGCACATAGTTGACTTGATAGCCGCTGCAACGCAGCCACCGCTGCACCACGTCAAAGCTCACCAGCATGCGTGCATGCCCAAGATGACAAAAATCGTAGACGGTCATGCCGCAAACATACATGCGGACCTGCCCGGGCTCTACGGTTTTCAGAGGCTCTTTGGCGCGCGAAAGGGTGTTATAAATGTGCAGCATGTGCAAGTAAATTTCTTGTCAGTAAATACGATTACGGGCCTGATCAATACAGGCCCGGTTGCGGTAAACTCGGCGCGAGCCGGCAAGCAAGGCTAAAATGGTGGTCGATAAGTATAGCAAGCCGACCACACCGGCGCCGCGCGCCGCATGGCCTGACGTCGTTCCAGATGGACGCTATACCCGCAATACAACCCTTATAAATAGGTGCAAGCCTGTGGTTCGAATTTTTAGTCCTGTCGTGGCCATTGTGCTGTTCACAGGCTGGCTGTCGATATCGTCCGTCCATGCCCAGACCGATGTTGCAGGCCTGGTGCCGCACGTCGATCTTACCTCCTCGCTGAACCCGGGTCCAGACGCCCCCAGCATGGCCACAGCGCTCCTGGGCGTAAGTTTTTCAAGCAAGGGCCCCAGCGACGGCAAACTGTTTGACGACGCCGCCCCGGAAGAAAAAGGCTGGAAAGGGCTGGCCACGCTGCTCGAAGCCCTGACACCGTCCATCGACACCGACATCCCGCTTACCTCGGCCCAAATTACAGAGCGCATCAGCAAGATGCTCGACGAAGGCCAGAACGAAGAGGCCTTGCGCATCATTCAACAACGCAGCGCACAACTGCAGGAACAAGGCGCAATGGGTACCGATGTGCAGTTGCTGTTTTTGCACGGCCGCGCGCTATCTGCCCTGGGCCGCCATAACGAGGCCATCGAAATCTATCGCGACATGACCACGCTGTATCCCGAGCTGCCCGAGCCCTGGAACAACCTTGCGGCCGAATACGTCAGGCAAGGCAAACTGCACATGGCACAAGACGCCCTGAACATGTCGCTGGCCGCCAACCCCAATTATGCGACGGCACGCGCCAATCTGGGCGAAGTCCAACTTATGCTGGCTCGCGCATCCTTTCAGGACGCAGCACGGCTGGGGGTCGCCCCGGCATCATCCAAGGCCGCCGCAACGGCCGACATCCTCCGTAACTAAGTCAGCGAAACCACATGAATTCCAACACTACCCCTACTTGCGCGCACGGCCTGTGGTCACGCGCGTTCAGCCTGGTCTGCGCAATGTCGCTTGCCCTGTGCATGGGCAGCGCCGCGCAGGCGGCCTCATCCACTCCTAATCAAGGTAAATCCATGAGCACAACCAACCCTCAAGTCAAACTGCAAACAAGCCAGGGCGACATCCTGATCGAACTCTACGCTGACAAAGCGCCCAAGACGGTCGAAAGCTTCCTGGCCTATGTCAAGGAAGGCTTTTACGACGGCACGGTTTTTCACCGCGTCATCAATAACTTCATGGTGCAGGGCGGCGGCTTCGATGTCGCCATGAAGCAGAAGCCAACCCACGCCCCTGTCGAGAACGAAGCCAACAACGGCCTCAAGAACGACAAGTACACTTTGGCCATGGCTCGTACTGCCGACCCGCATTCGGCCACGGCACAGTTCTTCATCAACGTTGCCGACAACGATTTCCTGAACTTCACATCCCCCACTCCGAATGGCTGGGGTTACGCCGTGTTCGGCAAAGTTGTCGACGGCACCGATGTCGTCGACCAGATCAAGTCGGTCAAGACAGGCAACAAGGGCTTCCACCAAGACGTGCCAGTCGAAGACGTACTGATCGAGAAAGCCACGGTCGTTGAATAAGCTTGAACTGCCGGGCAGGGTCTGGATCGCCTCGGACATCCATCTGGGGCCCGACACTCCTGCCACCGCCCAGGCGTTTCACCGCTTCCTGATCAAGGCATCCGCGCAGGCGGATGCCTTGATCTTGTGCGGCGACATTTTCGATGCCTGGATAGGTGACGACGTGGCGCTCTCGGCGCCGCCACCCTGGTTGGCGGAGACCCTGACAGAACTGGGGCACGTCTCTGAAAAAATACCGTTATGGCTGGGCCGCGGCAACCGCGACTTCCTGATCGGACGTGCGCTGGCGGGCCACGTTGGCGCGCAGCTACTGCCGGACCAAGTATGCCTGGCCACCGATGCCGGCCCCATCCTGCTGTCGCACGGCGACGAATACTGTCTTGCCGACAAAAGCTATCAGCGCTTCCGGCGCCTTGTGCGCTGCCCTGCCGTGCAGTGGCTTTTTCTGCGCCTCAGCCTTTCCTTCAGGCGCGGCATAGCCGACTTCGCCCGCAAGCGCAGCATGGCGTCCAATCGCCATAAAGCCATGGAAATCATGGACGTCAGTCCATCGGCCATAGAGCAGGCTTTTTCAGGCACAGACGCCGACATCATGGTTCACGGCCATACCCACCGGCCGCAACTGCACCGACTGACAGTGGGCGGACGCGAGCGCCGCCGTTATGTACTACCCGACTGGGATTACGATCACGGCGACACCCCGCGCGGTGGGTGGCTGGCCGTCGATGCTACGGGCCCGCATTTGGTTCAAGCGTCGAAATTAAGTTGAAGCCCCGCGGCTTCGCCTCGCTGACGTACCTGTACCCGGCGAGCCAGGCGGCTCAATAGATAAGAAGTCATGTGGGCAGTGGCTTCCGGGTCGTCCATCAATTCAACGGCAGAAGGCGCTGCATCACGCGGCGCGGGCAGGGCCTGGCCCTTGTATGAAAAACTGACGCGCAAGGCATATTCATCGAAGCGCGTCCTGACTTCAAGTTCCGGCTCTTCCTGAGCTATCCGACCGCTGTGGGCCAGCAGATCAAAGGCTTGCCATACCGCTTGTTCTGCACGCTGTACGGCATCGCGCCTTGCGCCCCACAGGCGTCCCTGGTTTTCCATGAACAGGTTCAGATCGTCGGCTGTCGTGGCGTCCACCTTGAAGCGCTGCGTCGTACGGCGGGATGAGCCCAGGCGGAACAGCATGGTCAAGGCCAGAGCCACCAGCGTGCCATTGGTGACACCAGCCAGATCCATGAAACCGGCCAGGGGCGCATACTC from Pollutimonas thiosulfatoxidans includes:
- a CDS encoding UDP-2,3-diacylglucosamine diphosphatase; translated protein: MNKLELPGRVWIASDIHLGPDTPATAQAFHRFLIKASAQADALILCGDIFDAWIGDDVALSAPPPWLAETLTELGHVSEKIPLWLGRGNRDFLIGRALAGHVGAQLLPDQVCLATDAGPILLSHGDEYCLADKSYQRFRRLVRCPAVQWLFLRLSLSFRRGIADFARKRSMASNRHKAMEIMDVSPSAIEQAFSGTDADIMVHGHTHRPQLHRLTVGGRERRRYVLPDWDYDHGDTPRGGWLAVDATGPHLVQASKLS